GGAGATCTCGGACATGATGAAGTTCAGAAACTTTGGTAAGAAATCACTTACTGAGCTTGAGCAACTGATTGCCGAAAAAGGATTAACCTTCGGAATGGACGTGTCAAAGTACAGACTGGATGAAGATTAATAAGTAATGAATAACTATTAGGCCATTATTTGAAGTCTTCAGTTATTCATTACAGAGTGCCAGTACCTAATACGGCTGGTACTATAAAGTTGTTTATTTTAAATATTAAAGCATCAGTACCTAATACGGCTGGTTGCTAACAATCGTAGAATAATGAGACACGGTAAAAAATTTAACCACCTAGGTAGAAAAGCAGCGCACAGAAATGCGATGCTTACAAACATGACAATCTCTCTGATTGAGCACAAAAGAATCAACACAACTTTAGCGAAAGCGAAAGCTCTTCGTAAGTTTGCTGAGCCTATCATTACAAAGGCAAAGAATGATACTATGCACTCAAGAAGAGTTGTATTCTCTTACCTGCAAAACAAAGAGGCTCTGAAAGAACTTTTCGGTGTTATTGCTGACAAAGTAGCGGACAGACCAGGTGGTTACACTCGTATCATCAAAACTGGTAGACGTCTTGGTGACGGTGCTGAAACTGCGATGATCGAGTTGGTAGACTTCAACGAAATCTACAACCCTAAAGGTGCAACTAGTACTAAAACTACTAGAAGAAGCAGAAGAAAGAAAGGTTCAGCTTCAGCTGATACTTCTTCAACTACTGAAAACACTGAATCAGCTGAATAATCTGAAAATGTGTCTAACAGTATTGATAAAATGCTTTAGAAGAAATGTCGAGGGAGACAGTCAGTTGACTGTTTCCCTTTTTTTATGCCCTGAATATATTTGGAGGAGCTGATGAAAAAAAAAATTAAACAGTGTTCAAAAAGATTGATGTTTTGTTGAATCTCAATTTTTCTAAATAAAAGAGTGGAAAACGCAATGAATTTGAAATAAAAATTAAAATAATTTCTACAGACTGTTTAAATATTCTAAGCATTACTCTAATAGGTTCATTATTAATTTATTACCTTTGCGCAATTTGTAAATATAAAAGGACTTGAATAGATGGAGAAACAAGCTGCTATTTTGATGCTCGAGGATGGCACTACCTTTCACGGTACAGCCATTGGTAAGATAGGAACTTCTGCTGGTGAAATCTGTTTTAATACAGGGATGAC
This portion of the Limibacter armeniacum genome encodes:
- the rplQ gene encoding 50S ribosomal protein L17, with translation MRHGKKFNHLGRKAAHRNAMLTNMTISLIEHKRINTTLAKAKALRKFAEPIITKAKNDTMHSRRVVFSYLQNKEALKELFGVIADKVADRPGGYTRIIKTGRRLGDGAETAMIELVDFNEIYNPKGATSTKTTRRSRRKKGSASADTSSTTENTESAE